In one window of Burkholderia multivorans ATCC BAA-247 DNA:
- the glgB gene encoding 1,4-alpha-glucan branching protein GlgB gives MTDALFDRADIDALLGARHPDPFACLGPHAHDGGTIVRALLPGAQHVRVLAPDGAELGTLARVDDAGCFAGTLAHDGRYRLAVEWPGARHVIDDPYAFGLLLDDATLARFAAGNPSAVLDCLGAVPTCIDGVDGVRFAVWAPNAQRVSVVGDFNAWDGRRHPMRLRLPWGVWELFVPGIGAGERYKYELRAADGRVLPHKADPCARATEAPPRTASIVADTGAVDDFAWHDHAWLQARAHGDRYRRPWSIYEVHPESWQRYPEQMDRNATWDELAERLIPYVRGMGFTHVEFMPIAEYPFGGSWGYQPLAQFAPSARFGPPDGFARFVDRAHAAGIGVLVDWVPAHFPDDPHGLAQFDGSALYEHADPREGMHPDWHTCVFNVGRNEVGAFLIASALAWARRYHVDGIRVDAVASMLYRDYSRAAGEWVPNIYGGRENLESVAFLRALNDTLHGDDAPPGVVTVAEESTAWPGVTASTRDGGLGFDFKWNMGWMHDTLAYLHEDPVHRRYHHDRMTFGLVYAFSERFVLPLSHDEVVHGKGSLASKMPGDAWQRLATLRAYFGFMWAHPGKKLLFMGSELAQWAEFAHDGTPHWDLLDAPAHRGVQRLVRDLNRTYAAQPALHALDCDAAGFAWLIGDDRDNSVFAFARRDDAGHTVVAVCNFTPVPRTGYRVGLPAPGAWRELMNTDAAVYGGTNAGNDGAVWAEDVPAHGEAWSATLRLPPLATLWLTPA, from the coding sequence ATGACCGACGCGCTGTTCGACCGCGCCGACATCGACGCGCTGCTCGGCGCCCGCCATCCCGATCCGTTCGCCTGCCTCGGGCCGCATGCGCACGACGGCGGCACGATCGTGCGCGCGCTGCTGCCCGGCGCGCAGCACGTGCGCGTGCTCGCGCCGGACGGCGCCGAGCTCGGCACGCTCGCGCGCGTCGACGACGCGGGCTGCTTCGCCGGCACGCTGGCGCACGACGGCCGCTACCGGCTCGCGGTCGAGTGGCCGGGCGCGCGGCACGTGATCGACGACCCTTACGCGTTCGGGCTGCTGCTCGACGACGCGACGCTCGCGCGCTTCGCGGCCGGCAACCCGTCGGCGGTGCTCGACTGCCTCGGCGCGGTGCCGACCTGCATCGACGGCGTCGACGGCGTGCGCTTTGCGGTCTGGGCGCCGAACGCGCAACGCGTATCGGTCGTCGGCGACTTCAATGCGTGGGACGGCCGCCGTCATCCGATGCGGCTGCGCCTGCCGTGGGGCGTGTGGGAGCTGTTCGTGCCGGGGATCGGCGCCGGCGAGCGCTACAAGTACGAGCTGCGCGCGGCCGACGGGCGCGTGCTGCCGCACAAGGCCGACCCGTGCGCCCGCGCGACCGAGGCGCCGCCGCGTACCGCCTCGATCGTCGCCGATACCGGCGCGGTCGACGATTTCGCCTGGCACGACCACGCGTGGCTGCAGGCGCGCGCGCACGGCGACCGCTATCGGCGGCCGTGGTCGATCTACGAGGTGCATCCGGAATCGTGGCAGCGCTATCCCGAGCAGATGGACCGCAACGCGACCTGGGACGAGCTCGCCGAGCGGCTGATTCCGTACGTGCGCGGCATGGGCTTCACGCACGTCGAATTCATGCCGATCGCCGAGTATCCGTTCGGCGGCTCGTGGGGCTATCAGCCGCTCGCGCAGTTCGCGCCGTCCGCGCGCTTCGGGCCGCCCGACGGCTTCGCGCGCTTCGTCGATCGCGCGCATGCGGCCGGCATCGGCGTGCTCGTCGACTGGGTGCCCGCGCACTTCCCCGACGATCCGCACGGGCTCGCGCAGTTCGACGGCAGCGCGCTGTACGAGCATGCCGACCCGCGCGAAGGCATGCATCCCGACTGGCACACCTGCGTGTTCAACGTCGGCCGCAACGAGGTCGGCGCGTTCCTGATCGCGTCGGCGCTCGCATGGGCGCGCCGCTATCACGTCGACGGCATCCGCGTCGACGCCGTCGCGTCGATGCTGTATCGCGACTACTCGCGCGCGGCCGGCGAGTGGGTGCCGAACATCTACGGCGGCCGCGAGAACCTCGAATCGGTCGCATTCCTGCGCGCACTGAACGACACGCTGCACGGCGACGATGCGCCGCCGGGCGTCGTCACGGTCGCCGAGGAGTCGACCGCGTGGCCGGGCGTCACCGCGTCGACGCGCGACGGCGGGCTCGGCTTCGACTTCAAGTGGAACATGGGCTGGATGCACGACACGCTCGCGTATCTGCACGAGGATCCCGTGCATCGCCGCTATCACCACGACCGCATGACGTTCGGGCTCGTCTATGCGTTCTCCGAGCGCTTCGTGCTGCCACTCTCGCACGACGAGGTCGTGCACGGCAAAGGCTCGCTCGCGTCGAAAATGCCCGGCGACGCCTGGCAGCGGCTCGCGACGCTGCGTGCGTACTTCGGCTTCATGTGGGCGCATCCGGGCAAGAAGCTGCTGTTCATGGGCAGCGAACTCGCGCAGTGGGCCGAGTTCGCGCACGACGGCACGCCGCACTGGGATCTGCTCGACGCGCCCGCACATCGCGGCGTGCAGCGGCTCGTGCGCGACCTGAACCGCACCTACGCGGCGCAGCCCGCGCTGCATGCGCTCGACTGCGATGCGGCCGGCTTCGCCTGGCTGATCGGCGACGACCGCGACAACAGCGTGTTCGCGTTCGCGCGCCGCGACGATGCGGGGCACACCGTCGTCGCCGTCTGCAACTTCACGCCCGTGCCGCGCACCGGCTATCGCGTCGGGCTGCCCGCGCCCGGCGCGTGGCGCGAACTGATGAATACCGACGCCGCCGTCTACGGCGGCACCAACGCCGGCAACGACGGCGCCGTGTGGGCGGAGGATGTGCCCGCGCACGGCGAAGCGTGGTCGGCAACGCTACGGCTGCCGCCGCTCGCCACGCTATGGCTCACTCCGGCATGA
- the treS gene encoding maltose alpha-D-glucosyltransferase — MKREDSLDDVRRAQFASHPRAGSPRQRRVRRPAPALCADDPLWYKDAIIYQVHVKSFFDSNNDGIGDFPGLIAKLDYIAELGVDAIWLLPFYPSPRRDDGYDISDYRDVHPDYGTLADVRRFIREAHARGIRVITELVINHTSDQHPWFQRARRAKPGSMYRNYYVWSDTDTKYAGTRIIFLDTETSNWTHDPVASQYYWHRFYSHQPDLNFDNPAVVREVLQVMRFWLDLGIDGLRLDAVPYLVEREGTNNENLPETHAILKRIRATIDAEYPNRMLLAEANQWPEDVQEYFGNEDECHMAFHFPLMPRIYMSIASEDRFPIIDIMRQTPALAPSNQWAVFLRNHDELTLEMVTDSERDLLWQTYASDRRARLNLGIRRRLAPLMERDRRRIELINSLLLSMPGTPVIYYGDEIGMGDNIHLGDRDGVRTPMQWSSDRNGGFSRADPELLVLPPVMGSLYGYDAINVEAQTRDPHSLLNWTRRILATRRATQVFGRGSIRFLRPENRKVLAYLRELEGHDPVLCVANLSRASQAVELDLSEFAGRVPIEMTSDSPFPPVGQLPYLLTFPPYGFLWFVLSAHGREPAWRQPHAEPLPEYVTLVMRRGDTRPDVAQLHTLAHDALASWLTRRRWFASKDRTIADARLNVVTPIPGESFQYAEACVTVRGDSHAERYVVPLAVAWGGETSGPLFAQLALARVRRGHTVGYLTDAFALPAFAHGMLRKLRAGATVPTSDGGHLAFLPEAALASLDPGDEAEVRWLAAEQSNSSLVIGEAIVLKLVRKVAHGVHPEAEMSRHLTRIGYQNTAALAGEVVHVDPDGRPHTVAILQRFVDNQGDAWTRSFDFLKRAVDELALPAADDADTTEPDAETDALLGYAAFAGVVGKRLGELHVALAQPSDDPAFAPERATPEHVDGWCADAIASFEQALDCLGTRLDGLDADTRAAAERLLASRDAAVRALGELVPRTLDAHCTRIHGDFHLGQVLDVQGDALLIDFEGEPARALERRRAKSHPLRDVAGFLRSLSYVSATGQFAIEKAPPQAADRKRALFERFGRAAADAFVDCYRAAAEHAPVRFVDPRYTDRLLALFLIDKASYELCYEAANRPDWLCVPVGGLAALVERLLEHRGAEDGDES, encoded by the coding sequence ATGAAACGCGAAGATTCCCTCGACGACGTGCGGCGCGCGCAGTTCGCGTCGCATCCGCGCGCCGGCTCGCCGCGCCAGCGCCGCGTGCGCCGGCCCGCGCCCGCGCTCTGCGCGGACGATCCGCTGTGGTACAAGGACGCGATCATCTACCAGGTGCACGTGAAGTCGTTCTTCGACTCGAACAACGACGGCATCGGCGACTTCCCGGGGCTGATCGCGAAGCTCGACTACATCGCGGAACTCGGCGTCGACGCGATCTGGCTGCTGCCGTTCTATCCGTCGCCGCGCCGCGACGACGGCTACGACATCTCCGACTATCGCGACGTGCATCCCGACTACGGCACGCTCGCCGACGTGCGCCGCTTCATCCGCGAAGCGCATGCGCGCGGCATTCGCGTCATCACCGAGCTCGTGATCAACCATACGTCGGACCAGCATCCCTGGTTCCAGCGCGCGCGGCGCGCGAAGCCGGGCTCGATGTACCGCAACTACTACGTGTGGTCCGACACCGACACGAAATACGCCGGCACGCGCATCATCTTTCTCGACACCGAGACGTCGAACTGGACGCACGATCCGGTCGCGAGCCAGTACTACTGGCACCGCTTCTACTCGCATCAGCCGGACCTGAACTTCGACAATCCGGCCGTCGTGCGCGAGGTGCTGCAGGTCATGCGCTTCTGGCTCGACCTCGGCATCGACGGGCTGCGCCTCGACGCGGTGCCGTATCTCGTCGAGCGCGAAGGCACGAACAACGAGAACCTGCCGGAGACGCACGCGATCCTGAAGCGGATCCGCGCGACGATCGACGCCGAGTATCCGAACCGGATGCTGCTCGCCGAAGCGAACCAGTGGCCGGAGGACGTGCAGGAATACTTCGGCAACGAGGACGAATGCCACATGGCGTTCCACTTTCCGCTGATGCCGCGCATCTACATGTCGATCGCGAGCGAGGACCGCTTTCCGATCATCGACATCATGCGGCAGACGCCGGCGCTCGCGCCGAGCAACCAGTGGGCGGTGTTCCTGCGCAATCACGACGAACTCACGCTCGAGATGGTCACCGATTCCGAGCGCGACCTGCTCTGGCAGACCTACGCGAGCGACCGCCGCGCGCGGCTGAACCTCGGGATCCGGCGCCGGCTCGCGCCGCTGATGGAGCGCGACCGGCGCCGCATCGAGCTGATCAATTCGCTGCTGCTGTCGATGCCCGGCACGCCCGTCATCTACTACGGCGACGAGATCGGCATGGGCGACAACATCCATCTCGGCGACCGCGACGGCGTGCGCACGCCGATGCAGTGGTCGTCGGACCGCAACGGCGGCTTCTCGCGCGCCGACCCGGAACTGCTCGTGCTGCCGCCCGTCATGGGTTCGCTGTACGGCTACGACGCGATCAACGTCGAAGCGCAGACGCGCGACCCGCACTCGCTGCTGAACTGGACGCGGCGCATCCTCGCGACACGGCGCGCGACGCAAGTGTTCGGCCGTGGATCGATCCGCTTCCTGCGCCCGGAGAACCGCAAGGTGCTCGCCTATCTGCGCGAACTCGAGGGGCACGACCCGGTGCTCTGCGTCGCGAACCTGTCGCGCGCGTCGCAGGCGGTCGAACTCGACCTGTCCGAATTCGCGGGGCGCGTGCCGATCGAGATGACCTCGGACTCGCCGTTCCCGCCCGTCGGCCAGCTCCCGTATCTGCTCACCTTTCCGCCGTACGGCTTCCTCTGGTTCGTGCTGTCGGCGCACGGCCGCGAGCCCGCGTGGCGGCAGCCACATGCGGAACCGCTGCCCGAATACGTGACGCTCGTGATGCGGCGCGGCGACACACGGCCCGACGTCGCGCAGCTGCACACGCTCGCGCACGACGCGCTCGCGTCGTGGCTCACGCGGCGGCGCTGGTTCGCGTCGAAGGACCGCACGATCGCCGACGCGCGCCTGAACGTCGTCACGCCGATTCCGGGCGAATCGTTCCAGTACGCGGAAGCCTGCGTGACGGTGCGCGGCGACAGCCACGCGGAGCGCTACGTCGTGCCGCTCGCGGTCGCGTGGGGCGGCGAGACCTCCGGCCCGCTGTTCGCGCAGCTCGCGCTCGCGCGCGTGCGGCGCGGCCATACGGTGGGCTATCTGACCGACGCGTTCGCGCTGCCCGCGTTCGCGCACGGGATGCTGCGCAAGCTGCGCGCGGGCGCGACGGTGCCGACGTCCGACGGCGGCCATCTCGCGTTCCTGCCCGAGGCCGCGCTGGCGTCGCTCGACCCCGGCGACGAAGCCGAAGTGCGCTGGCTCGCGGCCGAGCAGAGCAACAGCTCGCTCGTGATCGGCGAGGCGATCGTGCTGAAGCTCGTGCGCAAGGTCGCGCACGGCGTGCATCCCGAAGCGGAGATGAGCCGGCATCTGACGCGCATCGGCTACCAGAACACCGCCGCGCTCGCCGGCGAAGTCGTGCACGTCGATCCGGACGGGCGCCCGCATACGGTCGCGATCCTGCAGCGCTTCGTCGACAACCAGGGCGATGCGTGGACGCGTTCGTTCGACTTCCTGAAACGCGCGGTCGACGAGCTCGCGCTGCCGGCCGCCGACGACGCCGACACGACCGAGCCCGACGCCGAGACGGACGCGCTGCTCGGCTATGCGGCGTTCGCCGGTGTCGTCGGCAAGCGGCTCGGCGAGCTGCACGTCGCGCTCGCGCAGCCGTCCGACGATCCGGCGTTCGCGCCCGAGCGCGCGACGCCCGAGCATGTCGACGGCTGGTGCGCCGACGCGATCGCGTCGTTCGAGCAGGCGCTCGACTGTCTCGGCACGCGGCTCGACGGCCTCGACGCCGACACGCGCGCGGCCGCCGAACGGCTGCTCGCTTCGCGCGACGCGGCCGTGCGCGCGCTCGGCGAACTCGTGCCGCGCACGCTCGACGCGCACTGCACGCGCATTCACGGCGACTTCCATCTCGGGCAGGTGCTCGACGTGCAGGGCGACGCGCTGCTGATCGACTTCGAAGGGGAGCCCGCGCGCGCGCTCGAGCGACGCCGTGCGAAGTCGCACCCGCTGCGCGACGTGGCCGGCTTCCTGCGCTCGCTGTCGTACGTGAGCGCGACCGGACAGTTCGCGATCGAGAAAGCGCCGCCGCAGGCCGCCGACCGCAAGCGCGCGCTGTTCGAGCGCTTCGGCCGCGCGGCCGCCGACGCGTTCGTCGACTGCTATCGCGCAGCCGCCGAGCATGCGCCGGTGCGCTTCGTCGATCCGCGCTACACCGACCGGCTGCTCGCGCTGTTCCTCATCGACAAGGCGTCGTACGAGCTCTGCTACGAGGCCGCGAACCGTCCCGACTGGCTCTGCGTGCCGGTCGGCGGCCTCGCGGCCCTCGTCGAGCGGCTGCTCGAACATCGCGGCGCCGAAGACGGAGACGAGTCATGA
- a CDS encoding maltotransferase domain-containing protein, which produces MEPVPTFAPHLYFCDARLVGPLDAWSATFAHVAGMGFDHVLVGAFWASSPAGFARHVADFDRPADVFGTRDSALDTFARLAQLAQGHGLRVLLEVVPERVARDNPLRAAHPHWYVERAHDDALIDPRSAAHAQDIAHANLTDDAARDALSAWWRAHLTAYAQAGAAGFLVDAPQHLPAAWWAQWRAALQRVRPSLALIAGVPGHARDALAPLESAGFDAVFSSARWWDLRAPWFVDEHRFLRRIGAPIAFPDAFDGPRLADDWRDAPDERVARAYRRALWTAAAVGTGWLVPMGFERGVALPLMARDASAARYRAAFDAARFDLSSTLADANAWRRATPVAAARGELLQLSAPDAPATVLLRGTSASLEYDDDALLIALNPDLDAEARVDPATILPGVPGGFTHVATPNDAPSRTPAALDAFTLAPGACALRDARRAPPATLPADPERDQDALSAALGADRIAIERVEPAVDGGRFAVKRVVGETLVVRASIFSDGHAHLAAVLAWRAAGESDWREVPFVAEPNDRWRAQVRLDRLGRHEFRVIAWRDDWASLVDDVAKKRAAGQDVSLELREAQLLLATAAKLADPVDPQARARIEQLTKEFKRASPEDRLALLGAPALADAVAALRYRPFVTHDDTVYPVDVDRRAACFSSWYEMFPRSASNDPDRHGTFDDVIAHLPRIRDMGFDVLYFPPIHPIGTTARKGRNNSLQAAPDDVGSPYAIGSPDGGHTAVHPQLGTLDSFRRLIDAARDHGLEIALDFAIQCSPDHPWLKAHPGWFAWRPDGSLRYAENPPKRYQDIVNPDFYAPDALPGLWLALRDVVQFWIDAGVRIFRVDNPHTKPLPFWAWMIADIRGRHPDVVFLSEAFTRPGMMGRLAKLGFSQSYTYFTWRESKREFIEYLTELTQGPAREYFRPNFFVNTPDINPRHLQNAPRTQFVIRAALAATLSGAWGMYSGFELGESAPLPNSEEYADAEKYELRARDWSKAAHIGAEIARLNRARRDNRALQTHLGITFVDADNDAVLVFMKATPAFDSVVVVAISLDPWHPQAANFTLDGALWRGLGLVEGEPLDAHEHDAAHPTTWRGHRQYVSLDPHVRPYTIWRLAPAAGAARASRPATDDDRRSSGGHGR; this is translated from the coding sequence ATGGAACCTGTGCCGACCTTCGCTCCGCATCTCTACTTCTGCGACGCCCGCCTCGTCGGGCCGCTCGACGCATGGTCGGCGACCTTCGCGCATGTCGCGGGGATGGGCTTCGATCATGTGCTCGTCGGCGCGTTCTGGGCGTCGAGCCCCGCCGGCTTTGCGCGCCACGTCGCGGATTTCGACCGGCCCGCCGACGTGTTCGGCACGCGCGACAGCGCGCTCGACACCTTCGCGCGGCTCGCGCAGCTCGCGCAAGGGCACGGGCTGCGCGTGCTGCTCGAAGTCGTGCCGGAGCGCGTCGCGCGCGACAACCCGCTGCGGGCCGCGCATCCGCACTGGTACGTCGAGCGCGCGCACGACGACGCGCTGATCGACCCGCGCAGCGCTGCACACGCGCAGGACATCGCGCACGCAAACCTGACCGACGACGCGGCGCGCGATGCGCTGTCGGCGTGGTGGCGCGCGCATCTGACGGCCTATGCGCAGGCCGGCGCCGCCGGCTTTCTGGTCGACGCGCCGCAGCACCTGCCGGCCGCATGGTGGGCGCAGTGGCGCGCCGCGCTGCAGCGCGTGCGGCCGTCGCTCGCGCTGATCGCCGGCGTGCCGGGCCATGCGCGCGACGCGCTCGCGCCGCTCGAATCGGCCGGCTTCGACGCCGTGTTCTCGTCCGCGCGCTGGTGGGATCTGCGCGCGCCGTGGTTCGTCGACGAGCACCGCTTCCTGCGCCGCATCGGCGCACCGATCGCGTTTCCCGACGCGTTCGACGGCCCGCGTCTCGCGGACGACTGGCGCGATGCGCCCGACGAGCGCGTCGCACGGGCCTATCGCCGCGCGTTGTGGACGGCCGCCGCGGTCGGCACGGGCTGGCTCGTGCCGATGGGCTTCGAGCGCGGCGTCGCACTGCCGCTGATGGCACGCGATGCGAGCGCCGCGCGCTACCGCGCCGCGTTCGACGCCGCGCGCTTCGATCTGTCGAGTACGCTCGCCGACGCGAACGCCTGGCGCCGCGCGACGCCGGTCGCGGCCGCACGCGGCGAACTGCTGCAGCTGAGCGCGCCCGACGCACCGGCGACCGTATTGCTGCGCGGCACGAGCGCGTCGCTCGAATACGACGACGACGCGCTGCTGATCGCGCTGAACCCCGATCTCGACGCCGAAGCGCGCGTCGATCCGGCGACGATCCTGCCCGGCGTGCCGGGCGGCTTCACGCACGTGGCGACGCCGAACGACGCGCCGTCGCGCACGCCGGCCGCGCTCGACGCGTTCACGCTCGCGCCCGGCGCCTGCGCGCTGCGCGACGCGCGCCGCGCGCCGCCCGCGACGCTGCCGGCGGACCCCGAACGCGACCAGGACGCGCTGTCGGCCGCGCTCGGCGCCGACCGGATCGCGATCGAGCGCGTCGAGCCGGCCGTCGACGGCGGACGCTTTGCGGTCAAGCGCGTGGTCGGCGAGACGCTCGTCGTGCGCGCGTCGATCTTCTCGGACGGCCATGCGCATCTCGCGGCCGTGCTCGCGTGGCGCGCGGCCGGCGAAAGCGACTGGCGCGAGGTGCCGTTCGTCGCCGAGCCGAACGATCGCTGGCGCGCGCAGGTGAGGCTCGACCGGCTCGGCCGTCACGAATTCCGCGTGATCGCGTGGCGCGACGACTGGGCGTCGCTCGTCGACGACGTCGCGAAAAAGCGTGCGGCCGGCCAGGACGTGTCGCTCGAACTGCGCGAGGCGCAGCTGCTGCTCGCGACCGCCGCGAAGCTCGCCGATCCGGTCGATCCGCAGGCGCGCGCGCGCATCGAGCAGCTGACGAAGGAATTCAAGCGCGCGTCGCCGGAGGACCGGCTCGCGCTGCTCGGCGCGCCCGCGCTCGCCGATGCGGTCGCCGCGCTGCGCTACCGGCCCTTCGTCACGCACGACGATACCGTCTATCCGGTCGACGTCGACCGCCGCGCCGCGTGCTTCTCGAGTTGGTACGAGATGTTCCCGCGTTCGGCGAGCAACGATCCGGATCGGCACGGCACCTTCGACGACGTGATCGCGCACCTGCCGCGCATTCGCGACATGGGCTTCGACGTGCTGTATTTCCCGCCGATCCATCCGATCGGCACAACCGCGCGCAAGGGGCGCAACAACAGCCTGCAGGCCGCACCCGACGACGTCGGCAGCCCGTACGCGATCGGCTCGCCCGACGGCGGCCACACGGCCGTGCACCCGCAGCTCGGCACGCTCGATTCGTTCCGCCGGCTGATCGACGCGGCGCGCGACCACGGGCTCGAGATCGCGCTCGACTTCGCGATCCAGTGCTCGCCCGATCATCCGTGGCTCAAGGCGCACCCCGGCTGGTTCGCATGGCGTCCGGACGGCTCGCTGCGCTATGCGGAGAATCCGCCGAAGCGCTATCAGGACATCGTGAACCCCGACTTCTATGCGCCCGATGCGCTGCCCGGCCTGTGGCTCGCGCTGCGCGACGTCGTGCAGTTCTGGATCGACGCGGGCGTGCGGATCTTCCGCGTCGACAATCCGCATACGAAGCCGCTGCCGTTCTGGGCGTGGATGATCGCCGACATTCGCGGCCGCCATCCGGACGTCGTGTTCCTGTCCGAGGCGTTCACGCGGCCCGGGATGATGGGCCGCCTCGCGAAGCTCGGCTTCTCGCAGTCGTACACCTACTTCACTTGGCGCGAATCGAAGCGCGAATTCATCGAGTATCTGACCGAACTGACGCAAGGCCCCGCACGCGAGTACTTCCGGCCGAACTTCTTCGTGAACACGCCCGACATCAATCCGCGCCACCTGCAGAACGCGCCGCGTACGCAGTTCGTCATCCGTGCGGCGCTCGCGGCGACGCTGTCCGGCGCATGGGGCATGTATTCGGGATTCGAGCTCGGCGAATCGGCGCCGCTGCCGAACAGCGAGGAATACGCGGACGCGGAGAAGTACGAACTGCGCGCGCGCGACTGGAGCAAGGCCGCGCACATCGGCGCCGAGATCGCGCGGCTGAACCGCGCGCGGCGCGACAACCGCGCGCTGCAGACGCATCTCGGCATCACGTTCGTCGACGCCGACAACGACGCGGTGCTCGTGTTCATGAAGGCGACGCCCGCGTTCGACAGCGTGGTCGTCGTCGCGATCAGCCTCGATCCGTGGCACCCGCAGGCCGCGAACTTCACGCTCGACGGCGCGCTGTGGCGCGGCCTCGGGCTCGTCGAAGGCGAACCGCTCGACGCGCACGAACACGACGCCGCGCACCCGACGACGTGGCGCGGCCATCGGCAATACGTGTCGCTCGATCCGCACGTGCGGCCTTACACGATCTGGCGACTGGCGCCCGCCGCCGGCGCGGCGCGGGCAAGCAGACCCGCCACGGACGACGACCGTCGCTCGTCGGGAGGACATGGAAGATGA
- a CDS encoding phage protein NinX family protein, with product MQIDELDGTALDYWCVRGLCADHEDTLRFTAVTPTVVVTAACDALRRLDAHFAPSRSWADAGAVLDRVTDLRIVRRGGEVECDASFADGPSTCAARGPNARVALLRAYVRACFGDTVDAPPDFPHRIERGAIVRYDPGAPLPEADDASALGDSTDIRSVPRM from the coding sequence ATGCAGATCGACGAACTCGACGGAACCGCGCTCGACTACTGGTGCGTGCGCGGCCTCTGCGCCGACCACGAAGACACACTGCGCTTCACGGCCGTCACGCCGACCGTGGTCGTGACGGCCGCGTGCGACGCGCTGCGCCGGCTCGACGCGCACTTCGCGCCGTCGCGCTCGTGGGCCGACGCGGGCGCCGTGCTCGATCGCGTCACGGACCTGCGCATCGTGCGGCGCGGCGGCGAGGTCGAGTGCGACGCGTCGTTCGCCGACGGCCCGTCGACCTGCGCCGCGCGCGGCCCGAATGCGCGCGTCGCGTTGCTGCGCGCGTACGTGCGCGCCTGTTTCGGCGACACGGTCGACGCGCCGCCCGATTTCCCGCACCGCATCGAGCGCGGCGCGATCGTGCGCTACGACCCCGGCGCGCCGCTGCCCGAAGCGGACGACGCCTCGGCGCTCGGCGACAGCACGGACATCCGCTCGGTGCCGCGCATGTGA
- a CDS encoding endonuclease/exonuclease/phosphatase family protein, producing the protein MALIRHTAAPPEVITAPAPPAAAPGGRDLRIATYNIHGGYGPWHARAADRIAAVIDELDADVIALQEVPLGGTRGPDVLAHLRDATGMHAAAGPTIDTAERRYGNAVLSRYPIRAARTLDLSFHQREPRGALDADIDCRTGPLRVVATHLGLSARERSAQVQRLLAAFDTGAMPVILLGDINEWFVRGRALQALVTRFRRAPAPRTFPTVCPLFSLDRIWVHPGELLVDVAVHRSARARHASDHYPLVARMRAPQPEPEPAAAPFDRPGTPLARKDAP; encoded by the coding sequence ATGGCGCTGATCCGGCACACGGCAGCGCCGCCCGAAGTCATCACGGCCCCCGCGCCGCCCGCGGCCGCGCCGGGCGGCCGCGACCTGCGCATCGCGACGTACAACATCCACGGCGGCTACGGCCCGTGGCACGCGCGCGCAGCGGACCGGATCGCCGCGGTCATCGACGAACTGGACGCGGACGTGATCGCGCTGCAGGAAGTGCCGCTCGGCGGCACGCGCGGGCCCGACGTGCTCGCGCATCTGCGCGACGCGACCGGCATGCACGCGGCGGCCGGCCCGACGATCGATACGGCCGAGCGCCGCTACGGCAACGCGGTGCTGTCGCGCTATCCGATCCGCGCGGCGCGCACGCTCGATCTGTCGTTCCATCAGCGCGAGCCGCGCGGCGCGCTCGATGCGGACATCGACTGCCGCACCGGCCCGCTGCGCGTCGTCGCGACGCACCTCGGGCTGTCCGCGCGCGAACGCAGCGCGCAGGTGCAGCGGCTGCTCGCCGCGTTCGACACCGGGGCGATGCCGGTGATCCTGCTCGGCGACATCAACGAATGGTTCGTGCGCGGCCGCGCGCTGCAGGCGCTCGTCACGCGGTTCCGGCGCGCGCCCGCGCCGCGCACGTTTCCGACCGTCTGCCCGCTGTTCTCGCTCGACCGGATCTGGGTGCATCCGGGCGAGCTGCTGGTCGACGTCGCGGTCCATCGCAGCGCCCGCGCGCGGCACGCGTCCGACCACTATCCGCTCGTCGCGCGGATGCGCGCGCCGCAGCCGGAGCCGGAGCCGGCCGCCGCACCGTTCGACCGGCCGGGCACGCCGCTTGCGCGCAAAGACGCCCCCTGA